A genome region from Deinococcus sp. KNUC1210 includes the following:
- a CDS encoding SDR family oxidoreductase — translation MTSSKPVTLITGATGGIGVALAHVLHRHQLILAGRNAAKLAALCAELPDAAPLLLDLTRPETFADALVGLGRVTNVIHNAGTVELGMLAEQSHEIWTRTLTINTVAPAELTGLLLPRIRAERGSVVFINSGAGLRANAGWSSYAASKFALRAIADALREEEAASGLRVISVFPGRTDTPMQRKVRTQEGQSYDPDAFMRPETVAEAVCYALQAPRDAVISDLTIRPSPR, via the coding sequence ATGACTTCTTCCAAGCCCGTTACCCTGATCACCGGAGCCACCGGAGGGATCGGCGTGGCACTGGCACATGTGCTGCACCGTCATCAGCTGATTCTGGCGGGCCGGAACGCGGCCAAACTCGCGGCGCTGTGTGCCGAACTGCCCGACGCCGCGCCCCTGCTGCTCGATCTGACGCGACCCGAGACGTTTGCCGATGCCCTGGTGGGCCTGGGCCGTGTGACCAACGTGATTCACAATGCCGGAACCGTGGAGCTGGGCATGCTCGCCGAACAGTCGCACGAGATCTGGACGCGCACGCTGACGATCAATACCGTGGCGCCTGCCGAGCTGACGGGGCTGCTGCTGCCCAGAATCCGGGCCGAGCGCGGCAGCGTGGTGTTTATCAACAGCGGGGCGGGGCTGCGGGCCAATGCGGGCTGGAGCAGCTACGCGGCGAGCAAGTTCGCGCTGCGGGCGATTGCCGATGCGCTGAGGGAGGAAGAGGCGGCCAGTGGCCTCCGGGTCATCAGCGTGTTTCCGGGGCGCACCGATACCCCCATGCAGCGCAAAGTCAGGACGCAGGAAGGTCAGTCCTACGACCCCGACGCCTTCATGCGCCCCGAAACGGTGGCCGAGGCCGTGTGTTACGCACTTCAGGCCCCGCGTGACGCGGTGATTTCCGATCTGACCATCCGTCCTTCGCCCCGGTGA
- a CDS encoding HAD family hydrolase: MSGGAKAVLFDLDGTLHDRAETVRRYLKGHARRFELPAGYAERWTELDDLGYRRKQEVTAELVAEFGLSYAPAELFQDFTDHAWSDVAPMPHALAVLTELRRRGVRLGIVTNGWTAKQLECLRGLDFGALIDDVIVSEAVGLKKPDPAIFRLSLSRLDVSAQETWYVGDSPVNDVAGPQAVGIRAALLPGGHPLPPH; encoded by the coding sequence GTGAGCGGTGGGGCGAAGGCGGTGCTGTTCGATCTGGACGGCACGCTGCACGACCGCGCCGAGACCGTCCGTCGGTATCTGAAGGGCCACGCACGGCGCTTCGAGCTTCCGGCAGGGTATGCCGAGCGCTGGACCGAGCTCGATGACCTGGGCTACCGGAGGAAGCAGGAGGTGACTGCGGAACTGGTGGCCGAGTTTGGCCTGAGCTATGCGCCTGCCGAACTGTTTCAGGACTTTACGGACCATGCCTGGAGCGACGTGGCCCCCATGCCGCACGCACTGGCGGTGCTGACCGAGCTGCGGCGGCGCGGTGTGCGGCTGGGCATCGTCACGAACGGCTGGACAGCGAAGCAGCTGGAGTGCCTTCGCGGGCTGGATTTCGGAGCACTGATAGACGACGTGATCGTGTCGGAGGCGGTCGGTCTGAAGAAACCCGATCCGGCGATCTTCCGGCTGTCTCTGTCGCGGCTGGACGTGTCGGCGCAGGAAACGTGGTACGTGGGTGATAGTCCGGTCAACGACGTGGCAGGGCCACAGGCTGTCGGCATACGCGCCGCGCTGCTGCCCGGTGGTCATCCCCTGCCCCCGCACTGA
- the hrpB gene encoding ATP-dependent helicase HrpB, translated as MKARADLPIYEVLPEVRAALDAHPLVVLQAPPGAGKSTALPLELLNEAWLGTQNIIILQPRRVAARSVATRLSELLGQKVGETVGYRVRFESRVSARTRITVMTEGLLTRLLQTQPEVPGVGLIIFDEFHERSLQADLALALVREVQDALRPELRVLIMSATLDPALPARLGGVPQIASEGRTYPVEVRYLPTDPQGPPGAALVSAVSRALEEHPGDVLAFLPGVAEIRRAQSALAERHPEISVLPLYGDLSPDAQQRAILPDPHGQRRVVLATSIAETSLTLAGVRAVIDSGWSRRMRFDPGSGLSHLATVRVTRASADQRAGRAGRTAPGVALRLWSERTQAALSAAFPPEILEADLAPLTLELAGWGTPDPAQMSWLDAPPVPRVEAARELLRELDALDDRQRATPVGLELLSLPTHPRLAHLLRGGERLKLAALACDLAALLEERDPLQGAGADLTERLDALRRFRSRAPHRGDAAVLERVERLSKHWRQALNVGPDNAPADPYAVGRLVALAYPERVAALRPGEQAQASKYLLAGGQGVRLPDADSLAGTPLLAVAHLDARQVQGEGRVYLAAPIHEADVQERISLHQTVRWDARSGTLLAQTERRLGAIVLAAEALKVVPPELRTAALLAAVRQEGLERLHWTDAARQWQARVLSLRAWRPQEDWPDVSDEALLARLEDWLSPLLGAQRTRDDLARVDVLPGLHSLLPWPGARELDSLAPTHLSVPSGHSVRLEYRPDGDAPILAVKLQELFGLADTPAVNAGRTPVLLHLLSPARRPVQVTQDLRSFWANGYFEVRKDLRGQYPRHPWPDDPWTAEATRKAKPRGS; from the coding sequence GTGAAAGCCCGCGCCGATCTCCCCATTTACGAAGTTCTGCCCGAGGTGCGGGCTGCCCTGGACGCACACCCGCTGGTGGTGCTTCAGGCTCCGCCGGGAGCGGGCAAGAGTACCGCGCTGCCGCTGGAACTGCTGAACGAAGCGTGGCTGGGCACGCAGAACATCATCATCCTTCAGCCGCGCAGGGTGGCGGCCCGCAGTGTGGCGACCCGGCTGAGTGAGCTGCTGGGGCAGAAGGTGGGCGAAACGGTGGGCTACCGCGTGCGCTTTGAATCGAGGGTGTCGGCCCGCACGCGCATCACGGTCATGACTGAAGGCCTGCTGACGCGGCTGCTGCAAACTCAGCCGGAAGTGCCGGGTGTGGGGCTGATCATCTTCGACGAATTCCACGAGCGCAGCCTTCAGGCCGATCTGGCGCTGGCGCTGGTGCGCGAGGTCCAGGACGCCCTTCGCCCGGAACTGCGGGTACTGATCATGTCGGCCACGCTCGATCCGGCGCTTCCGGCCAGACTCGGCGGCGTGCCGCAGATCGCCAGCGAGGGCCGCACATACCCCGTCGAGGTGCGCTATCTGCCGACCGATCCGCAGGGGCCGCCGGGCGCGGCACTGGTGTCGGCGGTTTCGCGGGCGCTGGAAGAACATCCGGGCGACGTGCTCGCCTTCCTGCCGGGCGTGGCTGAAATTCGCCGCGCACAGTCGGCGCTGGCAGAGCGGCACCCCGAAATCAGCGTGCTGCCGCTCTACGGCGACCTGTCTCCCGACGCGCAGCAACGGGCCATCCTGCCCGACCCGCACGGACAGCGGCGGGTGGTGCTGGCGACCAGCATCGCGGAAACCTCGCTGACCCTCGCGGGCGTGCGAGCGGTGATCGACAGCGGCTGGTCGCGGCGGATGCGGTTCGACCCCGGCAGCGGCCTGAGTCACCTTGCCACGGTGCGCGTGACGCGGGCAAGCGCCGATCAGCGGGCCGGACGTGCCGGGCGCACCGCTCCGGGCGTGGCGCTGCGCCTGTGGAGTGAACGCACCCAGGCCGCCCTGAGTGCGGCGTTTCCGCCCGAGATTCTGGAAGCCGACCTTGCCCCGCTGACGCTGGAACTGGCGGGCTGGGGCACGCCTGACCCGGCCCAGATGAGCTGGCTCGACGCGCCGCCCGTGCCCAGGGTGGAAGCGGCCCGCGAACTGCTGCGCGAACTGGACGCGCTGGATGATCGTCAACGGGCGACCCCTGTCGGGCTGGAACTGCTGTCGCTGCCGACCCATCCCCGGCTGGCGCACCTGCTGCGCGGCGGCGAACGCCTGAAGCTGGCTGCCCTCGCCTGCGACCTCGCGGCGCTGCTGGAGGAGCGCGATCCGTTGCAGGGGGCAGGGGCCGACCTGACAGAGCGCCTGGACGCCCTGCGCCGCTTCCGCAGCCGTGCGCCGCACCGGGGAGACGCAGCCGTGTTGGAGCGCGTCGAGCGGCTTTCGAAACACTGGCGGCAGGCGCTGAATGTCGGGCCGGACAATGCACCTGCCGACCCCTACGCGGTGGGCCGACTGGTCGCGCTGGCCTACCCGGAGCGGGTGGCGGCGCTGCGTCCGGGCGAACAGGCGCAGGCGTCGAAGTACCTGCTGGCGGGCGGTCAGGGGGTGCGCCTGCCCGACGCCGATTCGCTGGCGGGAACGCCCCTGCTGGCGGTCGCCCACCTCGATGCGCGGCAGGTGCAGGGAGAAGGGCGCGTCTATCTGGCTGCTCCCATTCACGAGGCCGATGTGCAGGAGCGCATCAGCCTGCACCAGACGGTGCGCTGGGATGCCCGCAGCGGCACCCTGCTGGCCCAGACCGAGCGCCGACTGGGGGCGATTGTGCTCGCGGCTGAGGCGCTGAAGGTCGTTCCTCCCGAGCTACGAACGGCGGCGCTGCTGGCAGCCGTGCGTCAGGAAGGACTGGAGCGGCTGCACTGGACCGACGCGGCGCGGCAGTGGCAGGCCCGTGTCTTGAGTCTGCGGGCCTGGAGGCCCCAGGAAGACTGGCCCGACGTATCGGACGAGGCGCTGCTGGCCCGGCTGGAAGACTGGCTGTCACCGCTGCTCGGCGCTCAACGTACCCGCGACGATCTGGCCCGTGTAGACGTGCTGCCGGGTCTGCACTCGCTGTTACCCTGGCCCGGAGCGCGTGAACTGGACAGCCTCGCGCCCACCCATCTGAGCGTTCCCAGCGGTCATAGCGTGCGGCTGGAGTACCGCCCGGACGGAGACGCGCCGATTCTGGCGGTCAAGTTACAGGAACTGTTCGGTCTGGCCGACACGCCTGCCGTCAACGCGGGGCGCACGCCCGTGCTGCTTCATCTGCTGTCGCCTGCCCGCCGCCCGGTACAGGTCACGCAGGATCTGCGTTCGTTCTGGGCCAACGGCTATTTCGAGGTGCGAAAAGACCTGCGCGGCCAGTATCCCCGCCACCCCTGGCCCGACGACCCCTGGACAGCCGAGGCCACACGAAAGGCCAAGCCCAGAGGGAGCTGA
- a CDS encoding SDR family oxidoreductase, whose translation MQKTIFITGASTGLGRATTLLFSQRGWKVIATMRKPEDGADLAALEGVTVLPLDVTNPDQIKSTVAEALKLTDVDVVFNNAGYGLAGPLEGMTDEQMVRQIDTNLLGVIRVTQAFLPHLRGRKSGLIVTTTSIGGLVAFPFNSAYHATKWALEGWSESLAFELKRFGIGVKTVSPGGISTDFAGRSLTIAQHEAYAEDIQKTFAVFSDPERRVHGSTAEQIAEVVYEAVTDGKEQLRYVAGNDAKATYAQRLQVGDEVFRAGVRRTFLGE comes from the coding sequence ATGCAAAAAACTATCTTTATCACCGGAGCATCCACCGGCCTGGGCCGGGCCACCACCCTTTTGTTTTCCCAGCGCGGCTGGAAGGTTATTGCCACCATGCGGAAGCCAGAAGACGGCGCAGACCTGGCAGCCCTGGAGGGCGTGACAGTGTTACCGCTCGATGTGACCAATCCCGATCAGATCAAGTCCACCGTGGCCGAGGCTCTGAAACTGACCGATGTGGACGTAGTGTTCAACAATGCCGGATACGGCCTGGCTGGCCCGCTCGAAGGCATGACCGACGAGCAGATGGTTCGCCAGATCGACACCAATTTGCTGGGCGTGATCCGCGTGACGCAGGCGTTCCTGCCCCATCTGCGCGGCAGGAAGTCGGGGCTGATCGTGACCACCACCTCGATCGGTGGACTGGTTGCCTTCCCCTTCAATTCGGCGTATCACGCGACCAAATGGGCCCTGGAAGGCTGGAGCGAGAGCCTCGCCTTCGAGCTGAAGCGCTTCGGCATCGGGGTGAAGACCGTGTCGCCGGGCGGCATCAGCACCGATTTCGCCGGCCGCTCCCTTACCATCGCGCAGCACGAAGCCTACGCCGAAGACATCCAGAAGACCTTTGCCGTCTTCAGCGATCCCGAGCGCCGGGTGCATGGTTCCACCGCCGAGCAGATTGCCGAAGTGGTATACGAGGCCGTGACCGACGGCAAAGAGCAGCTGCGCTATGTGGCGGGCAACGACGCCAAGGCCACGTATGCCCAGCGTCTTCAGGTCGGCGACGAGGTCTTTCGTGCGGGTGTGCGCCGCACCTTCCTGGGTGAGTAG
- a CDS encoding ATP-dependent RecD-like DNA helicase, whose translation MAAPHQELPTALRVTGSVNKVRFRAESGFTVALARIKNDDGEDPDAVMVGVMPPLEAGDTFSADVSMEEHREYGYQYRVLNMILEATPADLTESGVAAYLEARVQGVGKVLAKRIARHFGAQTFDILGSEPQLLLQVPGVTESTLHKMKESWSAQGSERRLLAGLQGLGLSISQAQKALKHFGEPALERLSADLYALTEVDGIGFLTADKLAMEQGMAQDDARRLTAAAVYALQQAAQQAGHSFLPRARAVKGIIHHTRVSAAQAEEALDRATFLDRLKDDDGRIYLPGSLRGEKKLAQAIRLLLATPPSGEWKVKKTASKGLDAAQAQVLELLIDQRLVVLTGGPGTGKSTTTRRVADLAESLGLDVGLCAPTGKAARRLGELTGRSASTIHRLLGYGPAGFRHNHLEPVLHDLIIVDEVSMCGDGLLLSLLSAVAPGARVLLVGDVDQLPPVDAGLPLHALTQSAPTIRLTKVYRQAAENPIIAAAHGLQHGQAPAWGDARLSHVALDPEGGARRIALLVRELGGPSKVQVLTPMKRGPLGVEMLNHHLQGIFNPGEGGTRIDGGEARPGDLVVQTKNDYTNEVFNGTLGTVIGASSGKLQIDFEGNVVELGGAELFNLTLGYALTVHRAQGSEWTTVLGVLHEAHAPMLSRNLVYTALTRARERFVAAGSTRAWEIAAGRQREERCTYLLERIRGQA comes from the coding sequence ATGGCTGCCCCCCACCAGGAACTTCCCACGGCGCTGCGTGTCACCGGCAGTGTGAACAAGGTGCGCTTCCGTGCCGAGAGCGGCTTCACGGTGGCGCTGGCCCGCATCAAGAACGACGACGGTGAAGACCCGGACGCCGTGATGGTGGGTGTGATGCCGCCGCTGGAGGCGGGCGACACCTTCAGTGCCGATGTGAGCATGGAGGAGCACCGCGAGTACGGCTATCAGTACCGGGTGCTGAACATGATCCTGGAGGCCACGCCTGCCGACCTGACCGAGAGCGGTGTGGCGGCGTACCTGGAAGCGCGGGTGCAGGGTGTGGGCAAGGTGCTGGCAAAGCGCATCGCCCGGCATTTCGGGGCGCAGACCTTCGACATTCTGGGCAGCGAGCCGCAGCTGCTGTTGCAGGTGCCGGGCGTGACCGAATCGACGCTGCACAAGATGAAGGAGAGCTGGAGCGCCCAGGGGTCCGAGCGGCGGCTGCTGGCGGGCCTCCAGGGGCTGGGCCTGAGCATCTCGCAGGCACAGAAAGCGCTGAAGCACTTCGGAGAACCGGCGCTGGAGCGGCTGAGCGCCGACCTCTACGCCCTGACTGAAGTGGACGGCATCGGCTTTCTGACCGCCGACAAACTGGCGATGGAACAGGGCATGGCCCAGGACGACGCCCGCAGACTGACAGCGGCGGCGGTCTATGCGCTGCAACAGGCGGCGCAGCAGGCCGGACACAGCTTTCTGCCGCGTGCGCGGGCCGTGAAGGGCATCATTCACCACACCCGCGTCTCGGCGGCGCAGGCCGAGGAAGCGCTTGACCGGGCCACCTTTCTCGACCGGCTGAAAGACGACGACGGGCGTATCTATCTGCCCGGCAGTCTGCGCGGCGAGAAGAAACTGGCCCAGGCCATCCGGCTGCTGCTGGCGACGCCGCCCAGCGGAGAATGGAAGGTGAAGAAGACGGCCTCGAAGGGGCTGGACGCCGCGCAGGCGCAGGTGCTGGAACTGCTGATCGATCAGCGGCTGGTGGTGCTGACGGGCGGCCCCGGCACCGGCAAGAGCACCACGACCCGGCGGGTGGCCGACCTCGCGGAGTCACTGGGTCTGGACGTGGGGCTGTGCGCTCCGACCGGAAAGGCAGCCAGACGCCTGGGAGAGCTGACCGGACGCAGCGCCAGCACCATTCACCGGCTGCTGGGCTACGGGCCTGCGGGTTTCCGGCACAACCACCTGGAACCTGTGCTGCACGACCTGATCATCGTGGACGAGGTGAGCATGTGCGGCGACGGTCTGTTGCTCTCACTGCTGTCGGCGGTGGCTCCGGGCGCACGGGTGCTGCTGGTCGGCGACGTGGATCAGCTGCCGCCCGTGGATGCGGGGCTGCCGCTCCACGCCCTCACCCAGAGCGCTCCCACCATCCGGCTGACGAAGGTGTACCGTCAGGCCGCCGAAAATCCGATCATCGCGGCGGCGCACGGTCTCCAGCACGGACAGGCCCCGGCATGGGGCGACGCCCGACTGTCGCACGTGGCGCTCGACCCCGAAGGCGGCGCACGGCGGATTGCGCTGCTGGTGCGCGAACTGGGTGGCCCCAGCAAGGTGCAGGTGCTCACACCCATGAAACGTGGACCGCTGGGCGTCGAGATGCTCAACCATCACCTGCAGGGCATCTTCAACCCTGGCGAGGGCGGCACGCGCATCGACGGCGGCGAGGCACGGCCCGGCGATCTGGTTGTGCAGACCAAGAACGATTACACCAACGAAGTTTTCAACGGCACGCTCGGCACCGTGATCGGGGCGAGTTCCGGCAAACTCCAGATCGACTTCGAGGGCAATGTGGTCGAGCTGGGCGGCGCAGAGCTGTTCAATCTGACGCTCGGGTACGCCCTGACCGTCCACCGGGCGCAGGGCAGCGAGTGGACCACGGTGCTGGGCGTGCTGCACGAAGCCCACGCCCCGATGCTCAGCCGCAATCTGGTCTACACCGCCCTGACCCGTGCCCGCGAGCGCTTCGTGGCAGCGGGGTCTACGCGGGCCTGGGAAATCGCGGCGGGGCGGCAGCGCGAGGAGCGGTGTACCTATCTGCTCGAACGAATTCGCGGGCAGGCATAA
- a CDS encoding exonuclease SbcCD subunit D, with amino-acid sequence MRVLHTADFHAGRITRGYDRTSELRDALTEIAGLARTERADAVLVAGDLFDSVNPSAAAEGIVFEFFLRLKELGIPSVVIAGNHDSAQRLGSLKGLLGWVGVQMVADLSADLSALTRTVETRSGERLIVGAIPYISERRLLRAADLLGQDVGEWRQKYRDGVGQLMREVGKTFDPNAVNMMMLHTTLDGAKPSGQRSVVLDLNKTYTITGMQFPAGTQYAALGHVHKPQQLGEGVLAAYPGSLIQLDFGEGGEQKQVNLVEVVAGRPAQITPIPLASGLELRTLKVTHADLERRLEEAKSFQGLLKVVVSAPPGTALPGLKETVLRILPNVLAVELDAASLPGSVTPLATREGLSRLELFERYYQSTRGELPGAVRAAFLEAQQAVTQEAQEGGAA; translated from the coding sequence ATGCGCGTACTTCACACCGCCGATTTCCACGCGGGAAGAATCACACGGGGCTACGACCGCACCTCAGAGCTGCGCGACGCCCTGACCGAAATCGCCGGACTTGCCAGGACCGAGCGTGCCGACGCCGTGCTGGTGGCAGGCGACCTCTTCGATTCGGTCAATCCGTCTGCTGCCGCCGAGGGCATCGTCTTCGAGTTTTTTCTGCGGCTCAAGGAACTCGGGATTCCCAGTGTGGTCATCGCGGGCAACCATGACAGTGCCCAGCGGCTCGGCAGTCTGAAGGGACTGCTCGGCTGGGTGGGCGTGCAGATGGTGGCCGATCTGAGCGCCGACCTGTCTGCCCTGACCCGCACAGTAGAAACGCGGAGCGGAGAGCGGCTGATCGTCGGGGCCATTCCGTACATCTCCGAGCGGCGACTGCTGCGGGCTGCCGATCTGCTGGGGCAGGACGTGGGCGAGTGGCGGCAGAAGTACCGAGACGGCGTGGGCCAGCTCATGCGCGAGGTGGGCAAGACCTTCGACCCGAACGCCGTCAATATGATGATGCTGCACACCACGCTCGACGGCGCGAAACCCAGCGGTCAGCGCAGCGTGGTCCTGGATCTGAACAAGACCTATACCATCACCGGCATGCAGTTTCCAGCCGGAACGCAGTACGCCGCGCTGGGTCATGTCCACAAGCCGCAGCAGCTCGGCGAGGGCGTGCTGGCGGCGTATCCAGGCAGCCTGATCCAGCTCGATTTCGGAGAGGGCGGCGAGCAGAAGCAGGTGAATCTGGTGGAGGTGGTGGCCGGGCGGCCCGCGCAGATCACGCCGATTCCGCTGGCGAGCGGCCTGGAACTGCGAACCCTGAAGGTGACGCATGCCGATCTGGAACGCCGACTGGAGGAAGCGAAGAGCTTTCAGGGCTTGCTGAAGGTGGTGGTCAGTGCGCCGCCGGGAACGGCGCTGCCGGGGCTGAAGGAAACGGTGCTGCGAATTCTGCCCAACGTGCTGGCCGTCGAACTCGATGCGGCCTCGCTGCCGGGGTCGGTCACTCCGCTGGCGACCCGCGAAGGGCTGTCGCGGCTGGAACTCTTCGAGCGGTATTACCAGAGCACCCGGGGCGAGCTTCCAGGCGCGGTGCGGGCGGCCTTTCTCGAAGCGCAGCAGGCCGTGACCCAGGAAGCGCAGGAAGGCGGAGCAGCGTGA
- a CDS encoding AAA family ATPase, protein MRPVHLHVQGFMPFRQSQEVDFSGLDLFAIVGPTGSGKSALLDAMTFALYGSTPRLGSTGMDALISQSEQGCSVMLEFEVRGERYKVARSRGRKASQNQVTLEQWNPEGPGRWISAGSNKASETNTRIAQAVGLEYAAFTRAVLLPQGEFSAFLKGKNTDRQKLLGDLMNLQEISEMAAHARERSKGLGDTLKGLHKRLDGEYADISPEQLDLWAREYEANERRSEELGERRNELNIALQRLRELGQLTEGRRRAADALSSHDARMGAVRQGAERAQAARRVAGVLPLIDAQERSEAAVQKAAGNLGLQERTHAQALEQLASAAGALETAEREYEQLPTLEAQAEALKEAEALAARLKRAGGRPDSTHAQPLPWDEEAHAQAQKAAEQQKKNVLERSQLELQRSVLARQQVEYATEQALQTKELAELERFKQEGIETRRRRDETEARVRQMQERAGVQGFRHLLHVGEPCPLCEQVVATLPAEHTSELDAQREALGRLDATLDVLRERCNELIVNTRARARNLTGRAEKFREDEEFLSAREADLRTSEAGIVGDPGDTVARYLAGLALRVRRGGKDPASELRRVQDNIRRIRQTVEQARGTQASAQAAAAVAQSNLTNARTQWQEREHERQQARAGLETGLSALGITPAQARAAALPEADISQLETAARQHEERRAALAADLADLTRKLGTQVFDPQQLSATDRELSSLDAELKNNQERGGQLREMRRAGQERLERKAALEAEAGQIAAQLDTWKTLSSSLGVSEFQQYLLQEVESRLLSGAGQLLQEISDGRYRLGLEDGDYVVQDLWNAGDTRAVRTLSGGETFLASLALAIALSDYLAGNQVLGALFLDEGFGTLDPQALEAVAGALENLRTGGRMVGVITHIESLSERLPSHLLVSKSAAGSSVQRLEG, encoded by the coding sequence GTGAGGCCAGTTCATCTGCATGTGCAGGGCTTCATGCCGTTTCGTCAGTCTCAGGAAGTCGATTTTTCCGGCCTCGATCTGTTTGCCATCGTCGGCCCCACCGGCAGCGGCAAGAGTGCCCTGCTCGACGCCATGACCTTCGCGCTCTACGGCAGCACGCCGCGTCTGGGCTCGACCGGCATGGACGCACTGATCAGCCAGTCGGAGCAGGGCTGCTCGGTCATGCTGGAATTCGAGGTGCGCGGCGAGCGCTACAAGGTGGCCCGCAGCCGGGGGCGCAAGGCGTCGCAGAATCAGGTGACGCTGGAGCAGTGGAATCCCGAAGGGCCGGGGCGCTGGATCAGTGCGGGCAGCAACAAGGCCAGCGAGACCAACACCCGTATCGCGCAGGCGGTCGGCCTCGAATACGCCGCCTTCACGCGGGCGGTACTGCTGCCGCAGGGCGAATTCAGCGCCTTTCTGAAGGGCAAGAACACCGACCGTCAGAAGCTGCTGGGCGATCTGATGAATCTTCAGGAGATCAGTGAGATGGCCGCCCACGCCCGCGAGCGCAGCAAGGGTCTGGGCGACACTCTGAAGGGCCTTCACAAGCGGCTGGACGGCGAATATGCCGATATTTCGCCCGAGCAGCTCGACCTCTGGGCGCGGGAATACGAGGCCAACGAGCGCCGAAGCGAGGAACTGGGCGAGCGCCGCAACGAGCTGAACATCGCCCTTCAGCGGCTGCGCGAGCTGGGCCAGCTGACCGAAGGACGGCGCAGGGCGGCAGACGCGCTGAGCTCCCACGACGCCCGGATGGGTGCGGTGCGCCAGGGAGCCGAGCGGGCGCAGGCGGCGCGGCGGGTTGCGGGGGTGTTGCCGCTGATCGATGCCCAGGAACGCAGCGAAGCTGCCGTGCAGAAGGCGGCAGGCAATCTGGGCCTTCAGGAGCGCACACACGCGCAGGCGCTCGAACAGCTGGCCTCGGCAGCGGGGGCGCTGGAGACGGCGGAGCGCGAGTACGAGCAGCTTCCCACGCTGGAGGCTCAGGCCGAGGCGCTGAAGGAAGCCGAGGCACTGGCCGCCCGCCTGAAGCGTGCTGGAGGCCGCCCGGACAGCACCCACGCCCAGCCGCTTCCCTGGGATGAGGAAGCGCACGCACAGGCGCAGAAAGCGGCTGAGCAGCAGAAAAAGAATGTCCTGGAGAGATCGCAGCTCGAACTTCAGCGGTCGGTACTGGCGCGGCAGCAGGTGGAGTATGCCACCGAACAGGCGCTCCAGACCAAGGAACTGGCCGAGCTGGAGCGTTTCAAGCAGGAAGGCATCGAGACCCGGCGGCGCAGAGACGAGACCGAGGCGCGGGTGCGGCAGATGCAGGAGCGGGCGGGCGTGCAGGGCTTTCGCCATCTGCTGCATGTGGGCGAGCCGTGCCCGCTGTGCGAACAGGTCGTGGCGACGCTGCCCGCCGAACACACCTCCGAACTGGACGCGCAGCGGGAGGCGCTGGGCAGGCTGGATGCCACGCTGGACGTGCTGCGAGAGCGCTGCAACGAACTGATCGTGAATACCCGTGCGCGGGCCAGAAATCTGACGGGCCGCGCCGAGAAGTTCCGCGAGGACGAGGAGTTCCTGAGCGCCCGCGAAGCCGATCTGCGGACCTCGGAAGCGGGCATCGTGGGCGACCCTGGCGACACGGTGGCGCGCTATCTGGCGGGGCTGGCACTGCGGGTGCGGCGCGGTGGAAAGGACCCAGCCAGCGAACTTCGGCGCGTGCAGGACAATATCCGGCGGATTCGTCAGACCGTCGAGCAGGCCCGTGGCACCCAGGCCAGCGCCCAGGCTGCCGCAGCGGTGGCGCAGTCGAATCTCACCAATGCCCGGACGCAGTGGCAGGAGCGCGAGCACGAGCGGCAGCAGGCGCGGGCGGGCCTGGAAACGGGGCTGAGCGCCCTGGGCATCACACCGGCCCAGGCCCGCGCCGCCGCGCTGCCCGAGGCTGACATCTCGCAGCTGGAGACGGCGGCCCGCCAGCACGAGGAACGCCGCGCCGCCCTGGCCGCCGACCTCGCTGACCTGACGCGCAAGCTGGGCACCCAGGTCTTCGACCCCCAGCAGCTCAGCGCCACCGACCGCGAACTGAGCAGCCTGGACGCCGAACTGAAGAACAATCAGGAGCGGGGCGGACAGCTGCGCGAGATGCGCCGGGCCGGGCAGGAGCGGCTGGAACGCAAAGCCGCCCTGGAAGCCGAGGCCGGCCAGATCGCCGCTCAGCTCGACACCTGGAAGACCCTGAGCAGTTCGCTGGGCGTCTCGGAATTTCAGCAGTACCTGCTTCAGGAAGTCGAGTCGAGGCTGCTGAGCGGCGCGGGGCAACTCCTTCAGGAAATCTCGGACGGACGCTACCGCCTGGGGCTGGAAGACGGCGATTACGTGGTGCAGGACCTGTGGAACGCCGGAGATACCCGCGCCGTTCGCACGCTGTCGGGCGGCGAAACCTTCCTCGCCAGCCTCGCGCTCGCCATCGCACTTTCAGATTATCTGGCGGGAAATCAGGTGCTGGGGGCGCTGTTTCTGGATGAGGGGTTCGGCACCCTCGATCCACAGGCGCTCGAAGCGGTGGCAGGGGCGCTGGAAAACCTGCGAACGGGCGGACGGATGGTCGGCGTCATCACCCACATCGAGAGCCTGTCGGAGCGGCTGCCGTCGCACCTGCTGGTGTCGAAGAGCGCGGCGGGCAGCAGCGTACAGCGCCTGGAAGGGTAG